The following proteins come from a genomic window of Halorussus halophilus:
- a CDS encoding phosphoribosylaminoimidazolesuccinocarboxamide synthase, which translates to MTSVKEFRVEREPTATELGRGAFVFTDDYSVFDWGKMPDEIPQKGASLCSMGAFNFELLESEGVPTHYEGVVSDSEARSASDSRAVEPRDGEVVSLADADEPPTEMAIELTQVPTLPHEGREYDYEAYHTAAGDNYLIPLEVVFRNSVPVGSSLRHRTDPVDHGLDFESWPEGVVQLEEPIVEFSTKYEEGDRYLSRSEADHIAGTASIDQLENVARTVNRLLTEQAAKADLTHEDGKIECLYFDGEIRVADVVGTFDENRFSFHGQQVSKEFLRQYHKRTQPEWVNAVNDAKEQAKVQDIADWKSLCEESPDPLDDDIVTAARDLYAAGTNAYVGRELFDAPSLEDAVAVVRDL; encoded by the coding sequence GTGACGAGCGTCAAGGAGTTCCGCGTCGAGCGAGAGCCAACGGCGACCGAACTCGGCCGCGGCGCGTTCGTGTTCACCGACGACTACTCCGTGTTCGACTGGGGCAAGATGCCCGACGAGATTCCCCAGAAAGGCGCGAGTCTCTGCTCGATGGGCGCGTTCAACTTCGAGTTGCTCGAATCCGAAGGCGTCCCAACCCACTACGAAGGAGTCGTCTCGGACAGCGAGGCGCGAAGCGCCTCGGACAGTCGAGCGGTAGAACCGCGAGACGGCGAGGTCGTCTCTCTCGCCGACGCCGACGAACCTCCAACCGAGATGGCCATCGAGTTGACGCAGGTGCCGACCCTTCCCCACGAGGGCCGCGAGTACGACTACGAGGCCTACCACACCGCGGCGGGCGACAACTACCTGATTCCGCTGGAGGTCGTCTTCCGCAACAGCGTGCCGGTCGGGTCGAGTCTGCGCCACCGCACCGACCCCGTGGACCACGGACTGGACTTCGAATCGTGGCCCGAAGGCGTCGTCCAACTGGAAGAGCCAATCGTGGAGTTCTCCACGAAGTACGAGGAGGGCGACCGCTACCTCTCACGGAGCGAGGCCGACCACATCGCAGGAACGGCCAGCATCGACCAGTTGGAGAACGTCGCCCGCACCGTCAACCGACTGCTGACCGAACAAGCCGCAAAAGCGGACCTCACGCACGAAGACGGGAAAATCGAGTGTCTCTACTTCGACGGGGAGATTCGGGTCGCCGACGTGGTCGGCACCTTCGACGAGAACCGCTTCAGCTTCCACGGCCAGCAGGTCAGCAAGGAGTTCCTCCGGCAGTACCACAAGCGAACCCAACCTGAGTGGGTGAACGCCGTGAACGACGCCAAAGAACAGGCGAAAGTCCAAGATATCGCCGACTGGAAGTCGCTCTGCGAGGAGTCCCCTGACCCGCTGGACGACGACATCGTCACCGCCGCACGCGACCTCTACGCCGCCGGAACGAACGCCTACGTCGGCCGCGAACTGTTCGACGCGCCGTCGCTCGAAGACGCGGTCGCGGTCGTTCGGGACCTCTGA
- a CDS encoding aryl-sulfate sulfotransferase, giving the protein MRARDAVRLLFAGLVVASAFVVATGYLSASAAQSTDGRPTFDAEPRDGITVVATDSNTWLGESGDGPRARAELVAFAPNGSVMYYDDSHTRYWDVDPVKGTKTTVLSVVADHLNKSECHSTTVCTRNTVREVNLTTGETEVLYSRVTPRKHSTRWHDVDRLDNGNLVVADIARDRVYVLNTTNQLVEWEWDAQRDFPLSGGGPYPHDWTHVNDVEVLEDGTIMASLRNQDQVVFLDRETGLVENRTLGSENQRNIIYEQHNPDYINESNGGPAVLVADSENNRVVEYQREGDNWTRSWKWHDARMQWPRDADRLPNGNTLIADSNGNRIFEINEQGNVVWSVDVAFPYEVERLNTGDESTGGPAAAESGLQSKSGGSSGGNGEGSANGTAASSSNRGVLDKVWVFVKGALPGRTANGLMYVTPVWMGGPEVLAVAWALLAVLVWIGAELYWSPWTATVHKPLSISKRR; this is encoded by the coding sequence ATGCGTGCCCGCGATGCTGTCAGGTTGTTGTTCGCTGGACTCGTCGTCGCTTCCGCGTTCGTCGTCGCCACGGGGTACCTCTCGGCGTCGGCCGCCCAATCGACCGACGGACGCCCGACGTTCGACGCCGAACCGAGAGACGGAATCACAGTCGTCGCGACCGACTCGAACACGTGGCTCGGCGAGTCGGGTGACGGACCCAGAGCGCGGGCCGAACTGGTCGCATTCGCGCCGAATGGGAGCGTGATGTACTACGACGACTCCCACACCCGCTACTGGGACGTGGACCCAGTGAAAGGCACGAAGACGACGGTGTTGTCGGTCGTCGCCGACCACCTCAACAAGTCCGAGTGCCACTCGACGACCGTCTGTACCCGAAACACGGTTCGAGAAGTGAATTTGACTACTGGCGAGACCGAGGTCCTCTACAGTCGCGTGACCCCGCGCAAGCACTCGACGCGCTGGCACGACGTGGACCGACTCGACAACGGCAACCTCGTCGTCGCCGACATCGCCCGCGATAGGGTGTACGTCCTCAACACGACCAACCAACTCGTAGAGTGGGAGTGGGACGCCCAGCGGGACTTCCCGCTCTCCGGCGGCGGGCCGTACCCCCACGACTGGACGCACGTCAACGACGTGGAGGTGTTGGAAGACGGCACCATCATGGCGAGTCTACGCAATCAGGACCAAGTCGTCTTCCTCGATAGGGAGACCGGACTGGTCGAGAACCGAACGCTCGGATCCGAGAACCAGCGTAATATCATCTACGAACAGCACAACCCCGACTATATCAACGAGTCGAACGGCGGCCCGGCGGTTCTCGTCGCCGACAGTGAGAACAATCGCGTGGTCGAGTACCAGCGCGAGGGCGACAACTGGACTCGTTCGTGGAAGTGGCACGACGCCCGGATGCAGTGGCCCCGCGACGCCGACCGACTGCCGAACGGCAACACGCTCATCGCCGACTCGAACGGGAACCGCATCTTCGAAATCAACGAGCAAGGCAACGTCGTCTGGAGCGTAGACGTGGCGTTCCCCTACGAAGTCGAGCGACTGAACACCGGCGACGAGAGTACGGGCGGGCCTGCCGCCGCGGAGTCCGGGTTGCAGTCGAAGTCTGGCGGCAGTAGCGGGGGCAACGGCGAGGGGTCCGCGAACGGAACGGCCGCCAGCAGTTCGAACCGCGGCGTCCTCGACAAAGTCTGGGTGTTCGTCAAGGGCGCGCTACCGGGCCGAACGGCGAACGGCCTGATGTACGTCACGCCGGTCTGGATGGGTGGCCCGGAAGTGCTGGCGGTGGCGTGGGCTCTGCTCGCTGTGCTTGTGTGGATCGGTGCAGAACTGTACTGGTCGCCGTGGACCGCGACGGTCCACAAGCCGCTGTCCATCTCGAAACGACGCTGA
- a CDS encoding formyltetrahydrofolate deformylase — protein sequence MTRNELTEITVIGDDDTGLIAQVTNLLFENDINIEDLDQAVREGLFRMTMHVDTSEMETTKETLREELYELGQDLGVDAHVRFPADRETQRIAVLVTKESHCLERLCEARENGNLDAEIAVVIGNHSELEPVAEEYDVPFHDVGDEKGSPDEDEILSLLDEYDADLVALARYMRILSPNVVFRYESRIVNIHPSLLPAFPGAKAYRQAKEAGVRVAGVTAHYVTTDLDQGPIITQRTFNVPDDASVRDIKERGQPLEADALLEAVRLHLNDDVAVHRGRTELRGEAGEYQLGMPEELDGVTPNSPTDDHLPAADSADD from the coding sequence ATGACCCGCAACGAGTTGACCGAGATCACCGTCATCGGCGACGACGACACCGGTCTCATCGCGCAAGTGACGAATCTGCTGTTCGAGAACGACATCAACATCGAGGACTTGGACCAAGCAGTCCGCGAGGGCCTGTTCCGGATGACGATGCACGTCGATACCAGCGAGATGGAGACGACGAAGGAGACCCTCCGCGAGGAACTGTACGAACTCGGGCAGGACCTCGGCGTTGACGCCCACGTCAGGTTCCCGGCCGACCGTGAGACCCAGCGCATCGCGGTCCTCGTCACGAAGGAGTCTCACTGTCTCGAACGGCTCTGCGAGGCGCGCGAGAACGGAAATCTCGACGCAGAAATCGCGGTCGTCATCGGCAACCACTCGGAGTTGGAACCCGTCGCCGAGGAGTACGACGTGCCGTTCCACGACGTGGGCGACGAGAAAGGGTCGCCAGACGAAGACGAGATTCTCTCTCTTCTAGACGAGTACGACGCCGACCTCGTCGCGCTGGCGCGCTACATGCGGATTCTCAGCCCCAACGTCGTCTTCCGCTACGAGAGTCGCATCGTCAACATCCACCCGAGTCTGCTCCCTGCGTTCCCCGGCGCGAAGGCCTACCGACAGGCGAAGGAGGCAGGCGTCCGCGTCGCGGGCGTCACCGCCCACTACGTGACGACCGACCTCGACCAAGGACCAATCATCACCCAGCGGACGTTCAACGTACCGGACGACGCGAGCGTCCGCGACATCAAAGAGCGGGGGCAACCGCTGGAAGCCGACGCCCTGCTCGAAGCCGTTCGGCTCCACCTCAACGACGACGTGGCCGTGCATCGAGGCCGTACCGAACTCCGTGGCGAAGCGGGCGAGTATCAGCTCGGGATGCCAGAAGAACTCGACGGTGTGACCCCCAACAGTCCGACCGACGACCACCTACCTGCGGCCGACTCCGCCGACGATTAG
- the purS gene encoding phosphoribosylformylglycinamidine synthase subunit PurS: MTGYTATVTVRLKQGVLDPEAETTKQALERLGFELQGLRSADRFELDLDAESSDSAAERAEEMTERLLANPTIHDYDVEVEARE; the protein is encoded by the coding sequence ATGACTGGCTACACCGCCACGGTCACCGTGCGCCTGAAACAGGGGGTCCTCGACCCCGAGGCCGAAACGACCAAGCAGGCTCTCGAACGACTCGGATTCGAGCTACAGGGACTGCGCTCGGCCGACCGCTTCGAGCTAGATTTGGACGCGGAGTCGTCCGATAGCGCGGCCGAGCGCGCCGAGGAGATGACCGAGCGTCTGCTGGCGAACCCGACCATCCACGACTACGACGTCGAGGTCGAAGCGAGAGAATGA
- the purQ gene encoding phosphoribosylformylglycinamidine synthase I has product MTVAIVQFGGSNCDRDAERALSHLDIDAERVWHEDGLPEDATGVMLPGGFSYGDYLRAGAIAANSPIMTDVRAAAEDGVPVLGVCNGAQIGSESRLTPGAFTTNQSARFQCERVHVRIENADTPWTARYEEGEVIELPIAHGEGRFEITDEKLETLNDEDRILFRYCDAEGNVTEDANPNGSKESVAGVLGERENVAVLMPHPERISLPDIGGTDGQGILRGFSG; this is encoded by the coding sequence GTGACGGTCGCAATCGTTCAGTTCGGCGGTTCGAACTGCGACCGAGACGCAGAGCGTGCCCTCTCGCATCTGGACATCGACGCAGAGCGCGTCTGGCACGAGGACGGCCTGCCGGAAGACGCAACTGGGGTCATGCTCCCCGGCGGGTTCTCCTACGGCGACTACCTCCGTGCGGGTGCCATCGCCGCCAACAGTCCAATTATGACGGACGTTCGTGCGGCCGCAGAAGACGGAGTGCCGGTGCTGGGTGTGTGTAATGGCGCGCAGATTGGGTCGGAGTCGCGACTGACTCCGGGTGCATTCACGACCAACCAGTCGGCGCGCTTCCAGTGCGAGCGCGTTCACGTCCGCATCGAGAACGCCGACACACCGTGGACGGCCCGATACGAGGAGGGCGAGGTCATTGAGTTGCCCATCGCGCACGGAGAAGGCCGCTTCGAGATTACCGACGAGAAGTTGGAGACGCTGAACGACGAGGACCGGATTCTGTTCCGCTACTGCGATGCGGAGGGGAACGTGACCGAAGACGCGAATCCGAACGGGTCGAAAGAGAGCGTCGCGGGGGTCCTCGGAGAACGTGAGAACGTGGCCGTACTGATGCCCCACCCGGAGCGAATTTCGCTTCCGGACATCGGCGGCACGGACGGACAGGGCATCCTGCGTGGCTTCTCTGGCTAG
- a CDS encoding archaeosine biosynthesis radical SAM protein RaSEA, which produces MSKPTPEVYEQGRGMDAHNKVMRDIRAQKDKTYDPHEPTRVWIDEDRTPGGVYQSLTIILNTGGCRWARAGGCTMCGYVAESVEGGSVSHEALMDQIDACLEHEQEQIEEGEADGKSGLVKMYTSGSFLDEREIGAESRQAIAETFSDRERVVVESLPDFVEAEKIEDFTQHDLDTDVAIGLETANDRVRHDCVNKYFDFEDYIEASEHAEEAGAGIKAYLLMKPPFLSEQEAIEDMKYSVRKCAEYAHTVSMNPTNVQRYTMVDQLYFRDGYRPPWLWSVAEVLEDTADADAIVVSDPVGHGSDRGPHNCGECDDLVQKAIKDFDLRQDPSVFSEVNCECEKTWEAVVEREKSFSLPLAR; this is translated from the coding sequence ATGAGCAAGCCGACGCCGGAGGTCTACGAGCAGGGCCGGGGGATGGACGCGCACAACAAGGTGATGCGCGACATTCGCGCCCAGAAGGACAAGACGTACGACCCCCACGAACCGACGCGCGTCTGGATAGACGAGGACCGGACGCCGGGCGGGGTCTACCAGAGTCTCACCATCATCCTCAACACCGGCGGGTGTCGCTGGGCACGCGCCGGTGGCTGTACGATGTGCGGCTACGTCGCCGAATCCGTCGAAGGCGGGAGCGTCTCTCACGAGGCACTGATGGACCAAATCGACGCCTGTCTCGAACACGAGCAGGAACAAATCGAGGAGGGCGAAGCCGACGGCAAATCCGGCCTCGTCAAGATGTACACCTCCGGGTCCTTCTTGGACGAGCGCGAAATCGGCGCGGAGAGTCGCCAAGCCATCGCCGAGACGTTCTCGGACCGCGAGCGCGTCGTCGTCGAGAGCCTCCCGGACTTCGTGGAGGCCGAGAAAATAGAGGACTTCACCCAGCACGACCTCGACACCGACGTGGCAATCGGGCTGGAGACCGCCAACGACCGGGTTCGCCACGACTGCGTGAACAAGTACTTCGACTTCGAAGATTACATCGAAGCCAGCGAACACGCAGAAGAAGCGGGCGCAGGCATCAAGGCGTACCTGCTGATGAAGCCGCCGTTCCTCTCCGAGCAAGAAGCCATCGAGGACATGAAGTACTCCGTGCGCAAGTGCGCCGAGTACGCCCACACCGTCTCGATGAACCCGACCAACGTCCAGCGGTACACGATGGTGGACCAACTCTACTTCCGCGACGGCTACCGGCCGCCGTGGCTCTGGTCGGTCGCCGAAGTACTGGAAGACACTGCAGACGCCGACGCTATCGTCGTCTCGGATCCGGTCGGCCACGGCTCGGACCGCGGCCCGCACAACTGCGGCGAGTGCGACGATTTGGTGCAGAAGGCCATCAAGGACTTCGACCTGCGCCAAGACCCCTCGGTGTTCTCGGAAGTGAACTGCGAGTGCGAGAAGACGTGGGAAGCGGTCGTCGAGCGCGAGAAGAGCTTCAGTCTGCCGTTGGCGCGGTAG